The Candidatus Poribacteria bacterium genome window below encodes:
- a CDS encoding STAS domain-containing protein — protein MNFDTTIAEKNISILHVEGKILGNAADVFRREMEQQLQAAEDKLIVDLMNVPLIDSSALGAIVLTLKYCQESGGKLVLLNPQKAVREVLEVTQLATVIEIYDTEESASAALM, from the coding sequence ATGAATTTTGACACAACGATTGCAGAAAAAAATATCTCTATTCTTCATGTAGAGGGAAAGATTCTTGGAAATGCCGCTGATGTATTTCGCAGAGAGATGGAACAGCAACTTCAAGCAGCAGAGGATAAATTAATTGTTGATTTGATGAATGTTCCTTTGATTGACAGCAGCGCGTTGGGAGCGATTGTACTTACGTTGAAATACTGTCAGGAATCGGGTGGTAAATTAGTTTTGCTCAATCCACAGAAGGCCGTTCGGGAAGTCTTGGAAGTGACGCAGCTCGCAACCGTTATTGAGATTTATGATACGGAGGAGAGCGCAAGTGCCGCTTTGATGTAG
- the rsmG gene encoding 16S rRNA (guanine(527)-N(7))-methyltransferase RsmG, whose protein sequence is MINYKQHLKQTFNRYGFPLTTRQVAQFTQYRDELLRWNARINLTAITDDDEIIHKHFLDSLSVLEYITLRDGDSVIDVGTGAGFPGVVLKIYVPEVRLALIEASEKKASFLKFIVSQLRLHQAENVAILAERAEVCAQQPAHIGAYDWVFTRYVATLADSADFCLPLLKQNGKWIAYKSGVETIKTEIDKSAMRLNTLGGAVETVLTNAKFNRSYIVMRRVKV, encoded by the coding sequence TTGATAAATTACAAACAGCACTTAAAACAGACGTTTAATCGCTACGGATTTCCGCTGACAACGCGTCAGGTCGCACAATTTACGCAGTATCGCGATGAATTACTTCGGTGGAATGCCCGTATAAATCTGACGGCGATTACGGATGATGACGAAATTATTCATAAACACTTTCTCGACTCGCTAAGTGTCTTGGAATATATCACACTCAGAGATGGAGATTCTGTTATTGATGTGGGAACGGGTGCCGGATTTCCAGGCGTTGTTCTAAAAATCTATGTCCCGGAGGTCCGGTTAGCACTTATTGAAGCCTCAGAAAAGAAGGCGAGTTTTCTAAAATTTATCGTTTCCCAATTGCGGTTGCATCAAGCAGAGAACGTCGCCATACTTGCCGAACGTGCCGAGGTTTGTGCCCAACAGCCTGCACACATTGGGGCATACGATTGGGTTTTCACTCGTTACGTTGCTACCCTCGCGGATTCAGCCGATTTTTGCTTACCGTTGCTGAAACAAAATGGAAAGTGGATAGCCTATAAGTCTGGCGTGGAGACAATCAAAACTGAAATTGACAAAAGCGCAATGCGTCTAAATACGCTCGGTGGAGCGGTTGAAACTGTCCTTACAAACGCAAAGTTCAATCGAAGTTATATTGTAATGCGCCGTGTGAAAGTGTGA
- the mnmG gene encoding tRNA uridine-5-carboxymethylaminomethyl(34) synthesis enzyme MnmG, translated as MNTYQKHYDVIVVGAGHAGCEAALAAARMGCETLIVTINLDTIAKMSCNPAIGGLAKGHLVKEIDALGGEMAKNIDKTGIQFRRLNTKKGPAVRSSRAQADKKAYQDEMKRVLEAQERLDIKQVLVEELLIENGKCIGILSQTRTAYLGETVILTTGTFLKGIIHIGDVSYSAGRAGESSAEKLSESFLNLGFEIGRLKTGTPPRVNAHTIDFSQMEIQPGDEDPLPFSFTTERITQSQLPCYLTYTNENTHAIIRENLHRSAMYSGRIVGIGPRYCPSIEDKVVRFAEKTGHQVFVEPEGRDTDEIYLNGISASLPEDVQVEMVHSIKGLENAEIMRFGYAVEYDFAPATQLQPTLETKRVPRLYFAGQLNGTTGYEEAAAQGLMAGINAALKVKGEKPLILDRAQAYVAVLIDDLVTLDIREPYRMFTSRAEYRLTLREDNADLRLTEMGKRIGLVDDNRYRQFQKKAENIQTELKRLHETVLKPAEPPLIGEGQVVPADSWATIVKTGELKQPTSLAELLRRPQLHYEDISQIIPSPEILSEAVKEQVEIQIKYDGYIQRQQRQIHQFKKMENFRIPDTFDYDEVPGLKAEAREKLMKIRPASIGQASRLPGVSPADVSILMVILHQHNAT; from the coding sequence ATGAACACTTATCAAAAGCATTATGATGTTATTGTAGTCGGAGCAGGGCATGCCGGTTGTGAGGCTGCACTTGCTGCTGCGCGGATGGGTTGTGAAACACTCATCGTTACTATCAATCTTGATACAATTGCGAAAATGTCTTGTAATCCCGCCATCGGTGGGCTTGCTAAGGGGCATCTTGTTAAAGAGATAGACGCGCTCGGCGGCGAGATGGCAAAAAATATTGACAAAACCGGCATTCAATTCCGCCGTCTCAATACCAAAAAGGGACCGGCTGTTAGGTCGAGTCGAGCACAAGCAGATAAGAAGGCGTACCAAGATGAAATGAAGCGCGTCTTGGAGGCACAAGAACGACTTGATATCAAACAGGTATTGGTTGAAGAACTCCTTATTGAAAATGGGAAGTGTATTGGCATTTTAAGTCAGACCCGGACTGCTTATTTGGGCGAAACTGTAATTCTCACAACCGGGACTTTCCTGAAAGGCATAATTCATATTGGTGATGTTTCCTATAGTGCCGGTAGAGCTGGTGAGTCCTCTGCTGAGAAACTCTCGGAAAGTTTTTTGAACCTCGGTTTTGAGATTGGTAGGCTCAAAACGGGGACACCCCCGCGCGTCAACGCCCATACAATTGACTTCAGCCAAATGGAAATCCAACCCGGCGATGAAGATCCACTCCCCTTCTCTTTCACAACTGAACGCATTACCCAGTCGCAGCTGCCCTGTTATCTGACTTACACAAACGAGAATACGCACGCTATCATTCGTGAAAATCTCCATCGGTCTGCGATGTACAGCGGTCGCATCGTTGGTATCGGTCCCCGCTATTGTCCGTCAATTGAAGATAAGGTAGTCCGATTCGCCGAAAAAACTGGACACCAAGTTTTCGTTGAACCGGAGGGGAGGGATACGGATGAGATTTATCTGAACGGGATTTCTGCAAGTCTACCAGAAGATGTGCAGGTCGAGATGGTGCATAGCATCAAGGGGTTAGAGAACGCCGAAATTATGCGCTTCGGATACGCCGTGGAGTACGACTTTGCTCCAGCGACCCAACTGCAGCCAACGCTTGAGACGAAACGCGTACCTCGACTCTATTTCGCAGGACAACTCAATGGCACCACGGGGTACGAGGAAGCCGCCGCACAAGGACTTATGGCAGGAATCAACGCAGCACTAAAAGTCAAAGGTGAAAAACCTCTTATCCTTGACAGAGCCCAAGCCTATGTAGCTGTACTTATTGACGATCTTGTTACCTTGGATATTCGTGAACCTTACCGCATGTTCACGTCGCGCGCCGAGTACAGACTGACCTTGCGGGAAGACAACGCCGATCTAAGACTCACTGAAATGGGTAAACGAATTGGGCTTGTTGATGACAACAGATACCGTCAATTTCAAAAGAAAGCCGAAAATATTCAAACAGAATTAAAACGCTTGCACGAAACTGTTCTCAAACCAGCGGAACCGCCTCTTATTGGAGAAGGACAGGTTGTGCCTGCTGACAGTTGGGCAACTATAGTCAAAACTGGTGAATTAAAGCAACCCACATCTTTGGCGGAACTGTTGAGACGACCTCAACTTCATTACGAAGATATAAGTCAAATTATACCATCGCCTGAGATTTTGTCGGAAGCCGTGAAGGAGCAGGTGGAGATTCAAATTAAATACGATGGCTACATTCAGCGACAGCAGCGACAAATTCACCAATTCAAAAAGATGGAAAACTTCCGGATACCCGATACATTTGACTATGATGAGGTTCCCGGATTAAAGGCGGAAGCACGTGAAAAACTGATGAAAATTCGACCTGCTTCTATTGGACAAGCCTCGCGGTTGCCCGGTGTTTCGCCTGCGGATGTTTCAATATTGATGGTTATCCTTCATCAACACAACGCAACGTAG